In Chryseobacterium gotjawalense, the following are encoded in one genomic region:
- a CDS encoding fatty acid desaturase: MTKEHEEIIIQDLKDWKRLIKPYASPETKLAWKQIFNTILPFIGIFVLAAIVYDYSLLATLLISIIGGLFLTRVFIIQHDCGHQAFFPDRKKNDRTGFVTSFLTCIPYKYWARSHNHHHAHQGQLDTRTIGDVNLLTVREYEALSKFEKFRYRIYRSVPVMFIIGPAYYIFIHNRIPFITLKGWDKERKMLHLTNVYLVLFFLVLGFILCLPHFDLLYGFKKLAIIYVPILLTFVFTAIWFFYVQHQHDPNYKAWKKDWEYVLAAIKGSSYYKLPAVLNFFTGNIGYHHLHHLAPKIPFYKLQKCSHENPVFQKHVSEITFWSSLKYAFFTLWDEENNRMIKFSQLKEIRIKS; encoded by the coding sequence ATGACGAAAGAGCACGAAGAAATTATTATTCAAGACTTAAAAGACTGGAAACGCCTCATTAAACCTTATGCTTCACCCGAAACAAAACTAGCCTGGAAACAGATTTTCAACACCATTTTACCATTTATCGGCATATTCGTCCTGGCGGCGATTGTCTATGATTATTCATTGTTAGCTACTTTATTGATCTCAATTATTGGCGGGCTTTTCTTGACCCGCGTATTTATAATTCAGCACGATTGTGGACATCAAGCTTTCTTTCCGGATCGAAAGAAAAATGACAGAACCGGCTTTGTGACAAGCTTTCTCACCTGTATCCCTTATAAATACTGGGCTAGATCCCATAACCACCACCACGCGCATCAGGGACAGCTTGATACACGGACGATCGGAGATGTAAATCTTCTTACGGTACGCGAGTACGAAGCACTTTCCAAATTTGAAAAATTCAGATACCGCATTTACCGTTCTGTTCCGGTGATGTTTATTATTGGACCGGCTTATTATATTTTTATCCATAACCGGATTCCTTTTATAACTTTAAAGGGATGGGATAAAGAAAGAAAAATGCTGCATCTTACCAATGTTTATTTGGTGCTTTTCTTTTTGGTGTTGGGTTTCATACTCTGCCTGCCGCATTTTGATCTGTTATATGGTTTCAAAAAACTGGCAATTATTTATGTGCCTATTTTACTCACTTTTGTTTTTACCGCCATCTGGTTTTTCTACGTGCAACACCAGCACGACCCCAATTACAAAGCCTGGAAAAAAGATTGGGAATACGTACTGGCTGCGATAAAAGGAAGTTCTTATTATAAGTTGCCCGCCGTCTTAAATTTCTTTACCGGAAATATAGGCTACCATCATCTCCATCACTTGGCGCCAAAAATTCCGTTTTATAAGTTGCAGAAATGCAGCCATGAAAATCCGGTCTTTCAGAAGCACGTTTCTGAGATTACCTTTTGGAGTAGCCTAAAGTACGCATTTTTTACCCTTTGGGATGAAGAGAATAACCGCATGATAAAATTCTCGCAACTGAAGGAAATTCGAATTAAATCTTAA
- the ruvC gene encoding crossover junction endodeoxyribonuclease RuvC, translating to MKSEKIILGIDPGTAIMGFGLISVKGNKMELVSMHELILKKYPNHETKLKYIFERTLSIIDEYHPDEVALEAPFFGKNVQSMLKLGRAQGVAMAASLYRDVPITEYSPKKIKMAITGNGNASKEQVAGMLKSLLNLKEFPTKYLDASDGLAVAVCHHFNSGNLSSEKSYTGWDSFLKQNPDRVK from the coding sequence ATGAAGAGCGAAAAAATTATTTTAGGGATCGATCCCGGAACCGCAATTATGGGTTTCGGACTCATCTCGGTGAAAGGAAATAAAATGGAATTGGTTTCAATGCATGAACTTATTCTAAAGAAATATCCCAATCACGAAACAAAACTTAAATATATTTTTGAACGGACCCTGTCAATTATCGATGAGTATCATCCCGATGAGGTAGCTCTTGAAGCTCCTTTCTTTGGGAAAAATGTACAGTCGATGTTGAAGTTGGGTCGGGCGCAGGGTGTTGCTATGGCAGCTTCCTTATACCGCGATGTTCCCATTACCGAGTATTCTCCGAAAAAAATTAAAATGGCCATCACCGGAAACGGAAACGCCAGTAAAGAGCAGGTCGCAGGAATGCTGAAAAGTCTACTCAATCTAAAAGAATTTCCAACGAAATACCTCGATGCTTCGGATGGATTGGCGGTGGCGGTTTGTCATCATTTTAATTCCGGCAACTTATCGTCGGAGAAATCATATACCGGTTGGGACAGTTTTTTAAAACAAAATCCAGATCGCGTAAAGTAG
- a CDS encoding zinc-dependent metalloprotease, producing MKKIIIVVAMVFSIGIIAQTCGFDEVQKNLELKYPEIKKNRELAETQLLGTDVKSYLKKIGATSRNGLYDGTIYEIPVVVHLITSTAASNSGLALTDNQIINWINNCNKMFATTYGNGFFPEGTGSIDGNVIPIKLVLAKRTPQCTPSNGIVRYNGSTISGYDQFGVQRSTVNGAMIEQVKALAPHWPENSYFNIYVVIGFDGDKSTFGLLGWSGYPTNPDAFYESFMKVTVVTNNNDSTLAHEFGHGLGLLHTFEGAPSSPTNNPPIAADCPINNNCLIDNDRVCDTAPCASLLNVNPTPTNAVVNPCTGTFYDGVQYNIMNYTRQPRKFTAGQRDRALSVFMQYRANLTNSLGGTDLATDPGAGTLTAANCSPTGITNSGNFGMGPTTVFLGNINNVSDPYNTINNQYYVDYSLQNCTSKAVYTDIPPNKSSELNVSFGTNPQFIKAWIDYNNNGIFESSELIGASATRVSTESSPFVIIFTPPTTAVKDTFLRMRIIADYTNDTACQNLSYGQTEDYSVRIATSLATSENSKDSSDLLYYSKSENKLSLTKFNSKGFGAYKIYDMNGNIVQKGNAASEILINQVLPKGTYIVHYQNTSKKFINN from the coding sequence ATGAAAAAAATTATTATCGTTGTAGCAATGGTTTTTTCAATTGGAATTATTGCTCAAACTTGTGGATTCGACGAGGTTCAGAAAAACCTGGAACTCAAATATCCTGAAATTAAAAAGAACAGAGAATTGGCAGAAACTCAACTTCTCGGTACCGATGTAAAATCCTATCTTAAAAAAATTGGAGCAACATCCAGAAACGGACTTTATGACGGGACGATTTACGAAATCCCTGTTGTCGTACATCTTATTACATCGACCGCAGCTAGTAATTCAGGTCTTGCTTTAACAGACAACCAAATTATCAACTGGATTAATAACTGCAATAAAATGTTTGCAACCACTTACGGAAACGGTTTTTTTCCGGAAGGTACAGGAAGTATTGACGGAAATGTAATTCCCATAAAATTGGTTTTGGCAAAAAGAACTCCCCAATGTACACCAAGTAACGGGATCGTAAGGTATAATGGCAGTACAATTTCTGGATATGACCAATTTGGTGTGCAAAGAAGCACAGTAAATGGAGCAATGATAGAACAGGTGAAAGCGCTGGCACCACATTGGCCGGAAAACTCCTATTTCAACATCTACGTTGTGATTGGCTTTGACGGAGATAAATCGACATTTGGCTTATTGGGCTGGAGCGGCTACCCAACTAATCCGGATGCTTTTTACGAAAGTTTTATGAAAGTTACGGTGGTCACCAATAACAACGATTCCACGCTGGCTCATGAGTTTGGTCACGGCCTTGGACTTCTTCACACTTTTGAAGGAGCACCGTCCTCACCCACCAACAATCCGCCAATCGCGGCAGACTGTCCTATTAACAACAACTGCCTTATCGATAATGACAGAGTGTGTGACACTGCTCCCTGCGCAAGTCTTTTGAATGTAAATCCCACACCGACAAATGCCGTTGTAAATCCCTGTACCGGAACATTTTATGACGGTGTGCAGTACAATATCATGAACTATACCCGCCAACCAAGAAAGTTCACAGCGGGACAGCGGGATCGTGCGCTTTCAGTTTTCATGCAGTATAGAGCAAATTTAACGAACTCCCTGGGTGGAACAGACCTTGCTACGGATCCTGGTGCAGGAACTTTAACTGCGGCAAACTGCAGCCCAACAGGAATCACAAATTCCGGTAATTTCGGTATGGGACCAACAACTGTTTTTCTGGGCAACATTAACAATGTTTCTGATCCTTACAACACTATCAATAATCAATATTATGTGGATTACAGCCTACAAAACTGTACCAGCAAAGCAGTATATACTGATATTCCACCCAATAAATCGAGTGAGCTCAATGTGAGTTTCGGTACCAATCCTCAGTTTATTAAAGCTTGGATTGATTATAACAATAATGGAATTTTTGAATCTTCAGAGTTAATTGGCGCTTCGGCTACAAGAGTTTCCACTGAAAGTTCCCCATTTGTCATCATATTTACTCCGCCGACAACTGCTGTGAAAGACACTTTCCTAAGAATGAGAATCATCGCAGATTATACCAATGATACTGCTTGCCAGAATTTGAGTTACGGACAAACCGAAGATTACTCGGTAAGAATCGCCACCAGTTTGGCAACTTCTGAAAATTCTAAAGATTCATCTGATTTACTTTATTATTCAAAATCCGAAAACAAGTTATCACTCACCAAGTTCAACAGCAAAGGTTTTGGGGCCTATAAAATCTATGATATGAATGGCAACATCGTACAGAAAGGAAATGCGGCAAGTGAAATCCTGATTAATCAAGTTCTTCCGAAAGGCACGTATATCGTTCACTATCAAAACACTTCTAAAAAATTCATTAATAATTAA
- a CDS encoding DUF4407 domain-containing protein, which produces MKSQKINPVQHVNHSMNWFQKFLMVCSGGNLHILRKTPSEWNKFSGIGGIVLFTAVFATLSAGYAMFTVFDDIWISVAFAILWGLMIFNLDRYIVSSIKKTGTWWNQILMAIPRLILAAFLGIIISKPLELKIFEKEVNKQLNTIIQRNKTQLQAEMNGRILQQSGPFETEKKQIQTKIVDYQKSYDSASVELEKEILGKESGLTSGKVGFGSNAKRKAELKEQHRLDLENYQKQIAPRLEYLDKEVSKVYTNIEKERNKTETFEDQFNGFAARLQALDELGKNSAVIGLAAAFIMGLFITLEISPVLIKLISSVGPYDHLLEKTENDFKLYSKEKIEKGNALTDFRIDDFKDKLGKS; this is translated from the coding sequence ATGAAATCTCAAAAAATAAATCCCGTACAACATGTCAATCATTCCATGAATTGGTTTCAGAAATTTCTGATGGTCTGCTCTGGTGGGAACCTTCATATTCTTCGAAAAACACCAAGCGAATGGAATAAATTCTCCGGTATTGGCGGCATTGTTTTATTTACGGCAGTTTTTGCCACACTTTCGGCAGGTTATGCTATGTTTACCGTTTTCGATGATATCTGGATTTCGGTTGCGTTTGCCATTTTATGGGGATTGATGATTTTCAATCTGGACCGCTATATTGTTTCTTCAATCAAGAAAACAGGAACCTGGTGGAACCAGATTTTGATGGCGATTCCCAGATTAATCCTGGCTGCTTTTTTAGGAATCATTATTTCTAAACCTTTAGAATTAAAAATTTTTGAAAAGGAAGTCAACAAACAACTCAATACTATTATTCAAAGAAATAAAACCCAGCTTCAGGCAGAAATGAATGGGCGAATTTTGCAACAGTCCGGCCCGTTTGAAACCGAGAAAAAACAAATTCAGACCAAAATTGTAGACTACCAAAAATCCTACGATTCTGCTTCTGTAGAATTAGAAAAAGAAATTCTCGGCAAGGAAAGCGGCTTAACCAGTGGGAAAGTGGGATTTGGGTCTAACGCAAAACGTAAAGCTGAACTGAAAGAACAGCACCGTCTGGATTTGGAAAATTACCAAAAACAGATTGCCCCAAGATTGGAATATCTGGACAAAGAAGTATCGAAAGTCTACACCAATATCGAAAAAGAAAGAAATAAAACCGAAACTTTCGAAGATCAGTTCAATGGATTTGCCGCCCGGTTGCAAGCCTTAGATGAACTCGGAAAAAACTCAGCCGTTATTGGGCTTGCCGCAGCTTTTATTATGGGCCTTTTTATTACCTTGGAAATTTCTCCCGTTCTGATAAAACTAATTTCCTCTGTGGGGCCTTATGACCATCTTTTAGAAAAAACCGAAAATGATTTTAAACTGTATTCGAAAGAGAAAATTGAAAAAGGAAATGCTTTAACCGATTTTAGAATTGATGATTTTAAAGATAAACTGGGAAAATCATAG
- a CDS encoding SCO family protein — translation MKNLIVALFSAIFLFSCSEKQEPQTAKKETSAGSIFTLDSKWQNQDGKELQLKDLKGKNLVVVMIFTSCTTACPILVADMQKIESKIDKNKLKETTMVLVSIDPENDTPEVLKAYAKQRNMDGEPWLFLRSDKESVRELANVLAVKYKKISPIVFSHSNIISVFNKNGEMVSQVEGTVKSEEVAQTVNGLN, via the coding sequence ATGAAAAATTTAATTGTAGCTTTATTTTCAGCGATATTTCTTTTTTCCTGTTCTGAAAAACAGGAACCTCAAACTGCAAAAAAAGAAACTTCTGCAGGATCCATCTTTACGTTGGATTCAAAATGGCAAAACCAGGATGGTAAAGAACTTCAGCTAAAAGATTTAAAAGGTAAAAACTTAGTTGTCGTCATGATATTTACAAGCTGTACCACGGCTTGCCCGATTTTGGTTGCAGATATGCAGAAGATCGAATCGAAAATCGACAAGAATAAACTGAAAGAAACCACCATGGTTTTAGTTTCCATTGATCCGGAAAATGATACACCGGAAGTTTTAAAAGCATATGCAAAACAAAGAAATATGGATGGCGAACCTTGGCTTTTCTTAAGAAGTGACAAAGAATCGGTGCGTGAATTAGCAAATGTTCTTGCCGTAAAATACAAGAAAATTTCGCCAATCGTTTTCTCCCACTCCAACATCATTTCGGTCTTTAATAAAAACGGCGAAATGGTGAGTCAGGTTGAAGGAACTGTGAAATCCGAAGAAGTTGCACAAACCGTAAATGGCCTGAATTAA
- a CDS encoding formylglycine-generating enzyme family protein, with the protein MAQIIKIFLFLGGFFFLMVSCEKANTLKSTEGSSSSTQKEVAITPDIKMVLIKGGDYQPFYGEDSTLVKVEDFLLDERPVTNAEFLDFVKKNPQWKRSKIKAIFADDTYLKDWQDDETLPENADPNAAVTYVSWFAAKAYAKSAGKRLPTLDEWEYVAMADEESPNARNKPTYSAHLINLYNEKDRQKNKVKSSAPNYWGVYNMFDLVWEWTDDFNSIMTTSDSRTAEFDDKGLFCASAATTATDVLNYASFMRYAFRSSLKANYTVGNLGFRCAKDASNTPK; encoded by the coding sequence ATGGCCCAAATTATTAAAATATTCCTGTTCCTTGGTGGTTTCTTTTTTCTGATGGTTTCCTGTGAAAAAGCAAACACACTCAAATCAACAGAAGGATCTTCAAGTTCAACTCAAAAGGAAGTTGCCATCACTCCTGATATTAAAATGGTTTTAATAAAAGGCGGCGACTATCAACCCTTTTACGGTGAAGACAGTACTTTGGTGAAAGTAGAAGATTTCCTATTGGATGAAAGACCGGTTACGAATGCCGAATTCCTCGATTTTGTTAAAAAAAATCCGCAATGGAAACGCAGCAAAATCAAAGCAATATTCGCAGATGATACCTATTTGAAAGATTGGCAGGATGATGAAACGCTTCCTGAAAATGCGGATCCAAATGCAGCCGTAACTTACGTTTCGTGGTTTGCAGCCAAAGCTTACGCAAAAAGTGCAGGCAAAAGATTACCGACTTTAGATGAATGGGAATATGTAGCGATGGCCGATGAAGAAAGTCCGAACGCCAGAAATAAACCGACCTACTCTGCCCATTTGATCAATCTTTATAATGAAAAAGACAGGCAGAAAAACAAAGTAAAAAGTTCTGCGCCTAATTACTGGGGCGTTTACAATATGTTCGATCTGGTTTGGGAATGGACGGATGATTTTAATTCGATCATGACAACCAGCGATTCCAGAACGGCCGAATTCGATGACAAAGGATTATTCTGCGCCTCTGCAGCAACTACTGCAACTGATGTTTTAAATTACGCTTCCTTCATGAGGTACGCTTTCCGATCAAGTTTAAAAGCAAATTATACCGTTGGGAATCTCGGTTTCCGCTGTGCAAAAGATGCATCAAATACACCAAAATGA
- the coaE gene encoding dephospho-CoA kinase (Dephospho-CoA kinase (CoaE) performs the final step in coenzyme A biosynthesis.) gives MIEEEPEPEPRVNTKIIGITGGIGSGKSTVSKYIEEAGFPVYYSDIRAKNIVNDHAQLQQEIVELLGEDAYDENGLYDRKYVAGIVFNNEELLLKLNSLIHPAVKTDFENWVSQQTTDFVFKETALLFELKLNESCYKSILVTADDNCRLKRVMDRDNKTYREVESIMLKQMPEKDKVKLADFVIFNNDGLEELQQETKKVLEEIKSL, from the coding sequence ATGATAGAAGAAGAACCTGAGCCTGAACCCAGGGTCAACACAAAGATTATTGGAATAACCGGAGGAATTGGCTCCGGAAAATCAACCGTATCGAAATATATCGAAGAAGCAGGTTTTCCTGTTTACTATTCAGATATCCGTGCGAAAAATATTGTTAATGATCATGCACAGCTTCAGCAGGAGATTGTAGAACTCTTAGGCGAAGATGCCTACGATGAAAACGGATTGTACGACCGGAAATATGTTGCTGGAATTGTCTTTAATAATGAAGAATTATTATTAAAATTAAATTCACTGATTCATCCGGCGGTAAAAACCGATTTTGAAAACTGGGTTTCTCAGCAAACCACGGATTTTGTTTTTAAAGAAACCGCGCTTTTGTTTGAATTAAAATTAAATGAAAGTTGCTACAAATCTATTTTGGTCACTGCGGATGACAATTGCCGACTCAAAAGAGTCATGGATCGCGACAACAAAACCTACCGTGAAGTTGAATCAATTATGCTGAAACAAATGCCGGAAAAAGACAAAGTGAAACTGGCCGATTTTGTTATTTTTAATAATGATGGTTTGGAAGAGCTTCAACAGGAAACGAAGAAAGTATTAGAGGAAATAAAATCGTTGTAA
- a CDS encoding MBL fold metallo-hydrolase — protein MKLYPIQCGKFKLDGGAMFGIVPKTLWQRTNPADENNLIELGTRSLLVEDGKKLILIDCGLGNKQDDKFFGHYSLYGDDTLDKNLKKYGFVKEDITDVFLTHLHFDHCGGAIEWNDDRTGYRSAFKNAHFWTNENHWKWATEPNPREKASFLKENILPIQESGQLNFLPTPKSGNYAFAPDLKMDVIFVDGHTEKQMLPVIQYQEKTIVFAADLIPTVGHIPQVYVMGYDTRPLLTMEEKGKFLKQCVDNDYLLFFEHDAHNELASLKMTEKGIRLDQTFSMNEVFGY, from the coding sequence ATGAAACTCTATCCCATACAATGCGGAAAATTTAAGTTAGATGGTGGTGCCATGTTTGGTATCGTGCCGAAAACCCTTTGGCAAAGAACGAATCCTGCCGATGAAAATAATTTAATTGAACTCGGAACCCGTTCACTTTTGGTGGAAGACGGTAAAAAACTGATTCTCATCGATTGTGGTTTGGGAAATAAACAGGATGATAAATTCTTTGGACATTACTCCTTGTACGGCGATGATACTTTGGATAAAAATCTTAAAAAATATGGTTTTGTAAAAGAAGATATTACCGATGTTTTCTTGACTCACCTTCATTTCGACCATTGTGGAGGAGCAATAGAATGGAATGATGACCGAACAGGTTACCGATCTGCTTTTAAAAACGCGCATTTCTGGACGAATGAAAACCATTGGAAATGGGCGACCGAACCCAACCCGAGAGAAAAAGCGAGTTTTTTGAAGGAAAACATTCTTCCGATTCAGGAAAGCGGACAGTTGAATTTTCTGCCAACACCGAAAAGTGGAAATTATGCTTTCGCCCCAGATTTGAAAATGGATGTTATTTTTGTCGATGGACATACCGAAAAACAAATGCTTCCGGTGATTCAGTATCAGGAAAAAACGATTGTTTTCGCGGCCGATTTAATTCCGACGGTTGGGCATATTCCGCAGGTTTATGTTATGGGTTATGATACGCGTCCACTTTTGACCATGGAAGAAAAAGGAAAGTTTTTGAAACAGTGCGTTGATAATGATTACCTTCTGTTTTTTGAACACGATGCACACAATGAATTGGCAAGTTTAAAAATGACTGAAAAAGGAATTCGGTTAGACCAAACCTTTAGTATGAATGAGGTTTTTGGCTATTAA
- the ruvB gene encoding Holliday junction branch migration DNA helicase RuvB gives MPDFLHPDQENFSEDELILEEKIRPQSFQDFAGQRKTLDNLEVFVAAAKNRGGALDHVLLHGPPGLGKTTLAHIIANELGVGCKITSGPVLDKPGSLAGLLTNLEENDVLFIDEIHRLSPIVEEYLYSAMEDYKIDIMLESGPNARSVQIGLNPFTLVGATTRSGMLTKPMLARFGIQSRLEYYTIELLSMIIERSARVLDVKIYEDAALEIARRSRGTPRIANALLRRVRDFAEIKGNGEIEIEITKFALNSLNVDEFGLDDMDNRIMRVMIENFRGKPVGISALATSIGENPETLEEVYEPFLIQEGFIIRTPRGREVTEKAYKHLGISVPKRRDELF, from the coding sequence ATGCCCGATTTTTTGCATCCCGATCAAGAAAATTTCTCCGAGGATGAATTGATTTTAGAAGAAAAGATCCGTCCGCAGAGTTTTCAGGATTTTGCCGGTCAGCGCAAAACTTTAGATAATCTTGAAGTATTTGTGGCGGCCGCAAAAAACCGAGGTGGCGCTTTGGATCATGTTCTTTTACACGGTCCGCCGGGATTGGGAAAAACGACTTTAGCCCATATTATTGCGAATGAATTGGGAGTGGGCTGTAAAATCACTTCGGGTCCGGTTTTGGATAAGCCCGGAAGTTTGGCAGGACTTTTAACCAATTTAGAAGAAAATGATGTTTTATTCATCGATGAAATTCACCGGCTTTCCCCGATTGTAGAAGAGTATTTGTATTCGGCGATGGAAGATTATAAAATCGACATCATGCTGGAAAGCGGTCCGAATGCCAGAAGTGTGCAGATCGGTTTGAATCCTTTTACGTTGGTTGGAGCAACCACCAGAAGCGGAATGCTGACCAAACCGATGCTCGCAAGATTCGGAATCCAGTCCCGGTTAGAATATTATACGATTGAACTTTTATCGATGATTATCGAAAGAAGTGCACGGGTTTTAGATGTTAAAATCTACGAAGATGCTGCTTTGGAAATTGCGAGAAGAAGTCGTGGCACTCCCAGAATTGCAAATGCACTTTTGCGGAGAGTTCGGGATTTTGCAGAAATTAAAGGAAATGGCGAAATCGAAATTGAAATTACGAAATTTGCATTAAATTCTTTAAATGTTGATGAATTCGGACTCGATGATATGGATAATAGAATTATGCGCGTGATGATTGAAAATTTCCGTGGGAAACCCGTGGGGATTTCTGCATTGGCAACTTCAATTGGCGAAAATCCGGAAACTTTGGAAGAGGTTTATGAACCGTTTTTGATTCAGGAAGGTTTTATTATCCGAACTCCGAGAGGACGGGAAGTAACGGAAAAAGCGTACAAACATCTGGGGATTTCTGTGCCGAAAAGACGGGATGAATTGTTTTAG
- a CDS encoding MFS transporter has product MFSTPQKQRIALSAYFFLSGICFSTWASRIPTIKAIFNLTEGDLGNLLMIMPASAIIGIPLSGWLVAKYDSRVPLQFASVMFLLSLFSIGWGFSLVGLVISLVLFSISLRIINVAINTQSLSIQQKFEKRIVGKFHGVWSIGGILGVLFSTVMIKYEVSIFWHFLMIMLFGLLIIICMFPFLIKNDKAKASNPFKFQKPNKYISLLGFIVFFAAICEGGMYDWNGVYLKEIVNQEVFTYGYLLFMVCMTISRLTIDNLMGRFGMQKLYITSSILIISGVLLATIYPFLLPVLIGFCMVGFGVSGLYPMTFILAGKTKKYSVPIVISIISTYSTVGMFLGPPIIGYLASAFGLQKAFITFIFAGLMFIPLSKFVFDHLKKTT; this is encoded by the coding sequence ATGTTTTCAACACCTCAAAAGCAAAGAATTGCATTATCTGCCTACTTCTTTTTATCTGGAATTTGTTTCTCTACCTGGGCTTCAAGAATACCCACCATCAAAGCGATTTTCAATCTTACAGAAGGAGATCTGGGAAATTTATTAATGATTATGCCAGCAAGCGCCATTATTGGAATTCCGCTTTCCGGCTGGCTCGTCGCAAAATATGACAGCAGAGTTCCTTTACAATTCGCCAGTGTAATGTTTCTGCTATCTTTATTTTCTATCGGTTGGGGATTTTCTCTGGTTGGACTTGTAATTTCCCTTGTTTTATTTTCAATATCGCTCAGAATTATTAATGTTGCAATTAATACGCAATCACTCTCGATACAGCAGAAATTCGAAAAGAGAATCGTGGGGAAATTTCATGGGGTTTGGAGTATTGGCGGTATTTTAGGCGTGCTTTTTTCGACGGTTATGATCAAATATGAGGTTTCGATTTTCTGGCACTTTCTGATGATCATGTTGTTTGGGCTCTTAATAATTATTTGCATGTTTCCTTTTCTCATTAAAAATGACAAAGCCAAGGCCAGCAATCCATTCAAATTTCAAAAGCCCAACAAATACATTTCCCTGTTAGGATTCATTGTTTTTTTTGCGGCTATCTGCGAGGGTGGAATGTACGATTGGAATGGCGTTTATTTAAAAGAAATTGTAAATCAAGAAGTTTTCACTTACGGTTATTTACTGTTCATGGTTTGCATGACGATTTCCAGATTAACGATCGATAATCTGATGGGGCGATTTGGTATGCAAAAACTCTACATCACAAGTTCAATTCTTATCATTTCGGGAGTTCTTCTTGCTACGATTTACCCGTTCCTTTTACCTGTTCTTATTGGATTTTGCATGGTGGGATTTGGCGTTTCCGGCCTTTATCCTATGACTTTTATCCTGGCTGGTAAGACTAAAAAATATTCGGTTCCCATTGTGATTTCCATTATCAGCACGTATTCTACGGTGGGTATGTTTTTAGGACCGCCCATTATTGGTTATCTCGCAAGTGCATTTGGACTGCAAAAAGCATTTATCACCTTTATTTTTGCTGGCCTGATGTTCATACCACTTTCCAAATTCGTTTTTGATCATTTAAAGAAAACTACTTAG